AGATCGTAAAACATTATATACAAAAACCATCGGAACGGGACATAAAGATTTGATTTTGCTAACTACAAACTAAGGTgagcacatacacacacacacacacacgttgcGAATCAATCAATTTTCTCCATGTTTGTGTCATCTGATGGCCAAATGACGGTCTCCATTAGCCTCTCACGCATTAGCTGTAAGTTCTCGTCCGAAATTTTCTCATACATTTTTGCGTGGTCGCATTTCTGACAATCAAAACGCAAAATCTCAGCTTGCTATTATTAACAGAGAAAAAAATCCTTCTTCTCCATCCTAGTGTTGCATTAACACGCATCATTACCTTTATCCATTTGCCGTATAGATGGAGGCGCGTTATCATCACTCTTTCTGCAAGGTCTTGCTTCTCCTGAAAATTTTTCAAGATTAAAAGGGTTGAAATTTTACTGTCCGGGAGGAAAGAAGCTAACAAGTAAATTACCTTTGCCAGGCTACGAAGAAAACGTTTACCATCAGTCGGTTTATTATTTGCCATAAAACTGCAAGGCATTTTACGATCATGTTAATTCAGTGAATGACATTTACAGAACTTGCAGTTGTAATTTATCATGTTAGTTCAGTGAATGAAATTTACATGATCCAGTTGTTCACGGAGCATCAGCTGTAAATTACAGCGTAAAAGAAATGTCCAAGTTAGAATGACTCACTTGTAGAACCACCTATAACTGGGTGGGTTCATTTCATACAGCTGGTGGAGAACTGTCCTCGATGCTTTGTAGGTGAAGTAATTAATAAGTTGCTGAAATCAACCAAAAAATCATCCTAGTCAACAGAGCTGTCATAAACATCTATACGGAGAGAAGATGTTCAGGTAACATAACAAAATCCAGGCTCCCAAAAGAGAGAGTATGAAATTGCTGATTGCAGCAGCGATTTGAGAATAAAATCGATTGGCAAAAGGATCAAATGATCTATTATATCGTCAACAGAAACATTATATTTGCTTGATTTAGATCGGTCACTAGTTTATCCGACCAGTCCGGTGCAGAATTTGAGATGGAAATGATGAATATTTCCACCGGACTTAGGTTTCGGTTACTTGAGCAGGTTAAAACATTTCTTCTTGTCATCGGTGAATTCATCGGTACCATTTCTACCCTGCTTCTTGCGGACCGAGTACGTGCATAACCTAACCGTATTAACAGAGCACATGACAAAAGAATAGGGAGATGAGTAAAGCTGATCATTACCACATGGACGTCATCGAATCCCTCCTCGTACTGCCCGCCCAGC
Above is a genomic segment from Musa acuminata AAA Group cultivar baxijiao chromosome BXJ3-4, Cavendish_Baxijiao_AAA, whole genome shotgun sequence containing:
- the LOC103983136 gene encoding chaperonin-like RbcX protein 2, chloroplastic, which codes for MAVPMAFGAVAVDPLPSPCLCVDGLNYGRGTACRRPPLPSRPSASSLELSSSFLDARRARRGRIPFVLAKRQQRSRRRGGLVVVVDELGGQYEEGFDDVHVQLINYFTYKASRTVLHQLYEMNPPSYRWFYNFMANNKPTDGKRFLRSLAKEKQDLAERVMITRLHLYGKWIKKCDHAKMYEKISDENLQLMRERLMETVIWPSDDTNMEKID